In one window of Tumebacillus algifaecis DNA:
- a CDS encoding non-ribosomal peptide synthetase, with translation MADELTKQGELLLEADGEEIEYYEFPASFAQNRMWLINQMNESSGMYNMPMAVRFEGPLHIEALEKSLQEIVERHETLRTTFAMEDGELFQLIASQAKVKIPLLDLTSLSKAEQQAKVEALSSLEAETPFDLEEGPLLRSTLLKLGEQEHVLLFAKHHIISDGMSMAVMIHELVMLYEAFIDGKPSPLPPLEIQYADFAAWQRDWFTGSVYEKHIDYWRGQLGGSIAPLQLPTDRARPAVASPEGGHVLLPLPDSLMEQVNALTKQFKGSTLFMTMLAAYKAFLYRYTGQDDLAVGTPIAGRKQPGIEHLIGFFVNTLVLRTDLSDDPTFRELLERVRRVTLDAYTYQEMPFEKLVEELQPDRSVSNPFFQTMFVVQNVSTPDLTLRDLKISAVEVQRNTAKFDLMFTVDQKDGKPILFAEYSTDLFDYETVERMMGHYLNLLQAVVDNPDLPISQLSMLTEAEIHTLTVDCNQTERDFPTDRLVHELFEQRAADNPDAIAIQYEEEQVTYRELNERANQLARLLKGEGVGPEKVVGIYLERSPNMIVALLAILKAGGAFVAFDPAFPQDRIGFMMEDSEVPVILTQQSLAGLLPQHEAKTFCLDAQWDEVAGNGTDNLPNEATLQNLVYLIFTSGSTGRSKGVQVEHRNLLNYLYAIEEVAQLGDGASYGNVSTLSADVGHTAIFPALCRGGTLHIIAQERLTDPDLMAEYFEKHPVDCLKIVPTHLAALMASQPLKVLPKHGAVVGGETLRWDMIERVEQYRDDVWLINHYGPTEVTIAGVVYKVEKDPAMRQTVTVPLGRPLGNVQVYVLDKHLHPVPYGVAGEVYFGGAGITRGYIKRPDLTAERYLKDPFKSDPDARFYRTGDLAKRHPDGRLEFLTRADTQVKIRGYRVELGEVETVIGQHELVKENVVVAREDVPGDRRLVAYIVKNEGVEGGTTDVRNYLKEILPDYMIPAVFVYLDAIPLTANGKIDRRILPDPEAELMEQSEYIAPSTELEAKVAQIWAEVLHVEQVSVVDNFFDLGGHSLMVTQVVSRVNKEFAIKIPLRTLFEAPTVVDLALRVEAQMQETLAPTASEAPIKPVARDTKLPLSFSQQRLWVLEQLIPGLTAYNIPYAVRLTGALHNEHFERALNMMIERHESFRTTFSDASGEPEQLIHEAVWTPLQLVDLQHLSGTEQEAEVARLVRAENDTPFDLRKGPLIRNQLLKLGEQEHVLLLTLHHIISDGWSRGILTKELTHLYDVLVTGKESALSPLPLQYADFAVWQREFLEQELGSQLSYWKEKLGQDLPVLQLPTDRPRPPMQTHNGAQLTFRLPQKVGDQLTALSQKQGATLFMTLLAAFQTLILHYSGQEDFAVGTPIANRNRQDTESIIGFFVNTLALRADLSGNPTFLELIGRAKDAALGAYANQDVPFEKIVEELETDRDLSRSPVFQVVFGLQNFEQSKIELAGLTFEPVADTGTTSKFDLSLLMSEHEDQSIGGTFEYNSDLFEASTIERMLHQFVQLTAALVENPAQRVGELSLLTTAEREQLVVEWNRTASAYPGASLQELFEAQAAAIPDAVAVVSGNDSLTYRQLNERANQIAHHLKALGVGPDALVGLCIERSLEMVTALLAIIKAGGGYVPIDSDYPQERIAFMLEDTNVSVLVTQSALAEKLPLPDSHVICLDRDMQLFADQSTDNPNCATTQDNLAYVIYTSGSTGRPKGVLVPQRGVVRLVKNTNYMQMTADQVFLQTASLSFDAATFEIWGPLLNGAKLALMPVGQSSLEDLGRLVKTYGVTVLWLSAGLFHQMVEFRLDDLQGVKYLLSGGDVLSVAHVKKALDNLSGLTIINCYGPTENTSFTTVHAMTDVAQVGNTVSIGGPISNTTVYVLNQHLQPVPVGVPGELLTGGDGLAVGYLNRPDLTQEKFVETAFGRLYKTGDLVRWLSDGTLEFMGRIDQQVKIRGFRIEIGEIETLLSNLPGVRACTVIAHEADGDKRLVGYVVPEPGEQVQVEELRTLLRKQLPDYMMPSFLVLLDELPLTSNGKVDRKRLPSPEGTLSDRDDYVAPRTEEEQKVAQIFANVLRVEKVGMHDNFFALGGHSLLATQVVSRIAEEYGVAVPLRLLFQFPTVAEFTAELLRARAEGTVQTTGAMEIQRVSRRSEVPEISAVPRRRGGSPRSADAQRAEEPKHTGEPYVHPLREAVRLDLMERAQYELFAAHDVLRTLLHGTEDELVKQVKDAKWSPLHVIYLRDLEEQALEAKLQELLQTERQKPLEPQSETVRFYLIQKGASDFVFVLNLHPLLAKEVSAAELVKELLTKYQSYLQELAQ, from the coding sequence ATGGCAGATGAGTTAACAAAACAGGGCGAGTTGTTGCTGGAAGCGGACGGGGAAGAGATCGAGTATTACGAATTTCCGGCATCTTTTGCGCAAAATCGGATGTGGCTGATCAACCAGATGAACGAAAGCAGCGGGATGTACAACATGCCGATGGCCGTGCGCTTTGAAGGCCCGTTGCACATCGAAGCGTTAGAGAAGAGCTTGCAAGAGATCGTCGAGCGCCATGAGACGCTGCGCACGACGTTTGCGATGGAGGACGGTGAACTGTTTCAGTTGATCGCCTCGCAAGCAAAGGTCAAGATTCCACTGCTCGACCTCACGTCTCTGTCCAAAGCGGAGCAACAGGCCAAAGTGGAGGCGCTGTCCTCACTGGAGGCGGAGACGCCGTTCGATTTGGAAGAAGGGCCGCTGTTGCGCTCGACACTGCTCAAACTGGGAGAGCAGGAGCACGTGTTGCTGTTCGCCAAACATCACATCATCTCCGACGGGATGTCGATGGCGGTGATGATTCATGAGCTGGTCATGCTCTATGAAGCGTTTATCGACGGCAAACCGTCACCGCTGCCACCGCTGGAGATTCAGTATGCGGACTTTGCCGCTTGGCAGCGCGATTGGTTCACCGGATCGGTTTATGAGAAGCACATCGACTACTGGCGTGGCCAGCTTGGCGGCTCGATCGCTCCGCTGCAACTGCCGACCGACCGAGCGCGCCCTGCGGTAGCGAGTCCGGAAGGCGGTCATGTGTTGCTGCCCTTGCCCGATTCGCTGATGGAGCAAGTGAACGCGCTGACCAAGCAGTTCAAAGGCTCGACGCTGTTCATGACGATGCTTGCGGCGTACAAAGCGTTTTTGTACCGCTACACCGGGCAGGACGATCTTGCTGTCGGCACGCCGATCGCCGGGCGCAAACAGCCGGGCATTGAGCATCTGATCGGCTTTTTTGTCAACACGCTGGTGTTGCGCACCGACCTGTCGGACGATCCGACGTTCCGTGAACTGCTCGAGCGCGTGCGTCGCGTAACGCTCGATGCCTATACCTACCAAGAGATGCCGTTTGAAAAATTGGTCGAGGAGCTACAGCCGGACCGAAGCGTCTCAAATCCATTTTTCCAAACGATGTTCGTCGTGCAAAATGTGAGCACGCCCGATTTGACGTTGCGCGACTTGAAGATTTCTGCTGTCGAAGTTCAGCGCAACACGGCCAAATTTGACCTGATGTTCACCGTGGACCAGAAGGATGGCAAGCCGATCTTGTTTGCCGAATACAGCACCGATCTGTTCGATTACGAGACGGTCGAGCGGATGATGGGCCACTACCTCAATCTGTTGCAAGCGGTGGTGGACAATCCTGATCTGCCGATTTCACAGCTTTCTATGCTGACCGAAGCGGAGATTCATACGCTTACGGTAGACTGCAACCAGACAGAGCGCGACTTCCCGACCGATCGACTGGTGCATGAGCTGTTTGAGCAGCGGGCGGCAGACAATCCGGACGCGATCGCGATCCAGTACGAAGAGGAGCAAGTGACCTATCGGGAACTGAACGAGCGTGCGAACCAGTTGGCTCGTCTGCTCAAAGGAGAAGGAGTTGGCCCGGAAAAAGTGGTCGGCATCTACTTGGAGCGCTCTCCGAACATGATCGTGGCGCTCTTGGCGATTCTGAAGGCGGGCGGCGCCTTTGTCGCTTTCGATCCGGCGTTCCCACAAGATCGGATCGGCTTCATGATGGAGGATTCGGAAGTGCCGGTCATCTTGACACAGCAGTCGCTGGCCGGTCTCTTGCCGCAACATGAGGCGAAGACGTTCTGCTTGGACGCGCAGTGGGATGAGGTGGCAGGGAATGGCACCGACAATCTGCCGAATGAAGCGACGCTTCAGAACCTCGTCTACCTGATCTTCACCTCGGGCTCGACTGGACGTTCCAAAGGGGTGCAGGTCGAGCATCGCAACTTGCTCAACTACCTGTACGCGATCGAAGAGGTCGCCCAGCTTGGCGACGGGGCTAGCTACGGCAACGTTTCGACGCTGTCTGCAGACGTCGGTCACACGGCGATCTTCCCGGCGCTCTGCCGCGGCGGCACACTGCACATCATCGCGCAGGAGCGCCTGACCGATCCCGATCTGATGGCCGAGTATTTTGAGAAGCATCCGGTGGACTGCCTGAAGATCGTCCCGACCCACTTGGCGGCGCTGATGGCCTCGCAGCCGCTGAAGGTTCTGCCAAAGCATGGGGCGGTGGTCGGCGGTGAGACGTTGCGCTGGGACATGATCGAGCGCGTTGAACAGTACCGCGACGATGTCTGGCTGATCAACCACTACGGGCCAACCGAAGTGACGATCGCAGGCGTGGTGTACAAAGTGGAAAAAGACCCGGCGATGCGTCAGACGGTGACGGTGCCGCTCGGACGTCCGCTTGGCAACGTGCAGGTCTATGTGCTGGACAAACATCTTCATCCTGTGCCATACGGGGTGGCAGGCGAGGTGTATTTTGGCGGCGCAGGCATCACGCGCGGCTATATCAAACGCCCCGATCTGACGGCGGAGCGCTACTTGAAAGACCCGTTCAAAAGCGATCCGGACGCGCGTTTCTATCGCACCGGCGACTTGGCGAAACGCCATCCGGATGGGCGCTTGGAGTTCCTGACCCGCGCCGACACCCAAGTCAAGATTCGTGGCTACCGCGTCGAGCTTGGCGAGGTAGAAACGGTGATCGGTCAGCATGAGCTGGTCAAAGAAAACGTTGTTGTCGCTCGCGAAGACGTGCCGGGGGATCGCCGTTTGGTCGCCTATATCGTCAAAAATGAAGGCGTTGAAGGCGGCACGACCGATGTGCGCAACTACCTGAAGGAAATTCTGCCCGACTATATGATTCCGGCCGTGTTCGTCTACCTTGATGCGATCCCGCTGACCGCAAACGGTAAGATCGACCGCCGCATCCTGCCCGACCCGGAAGCGGAGTTGATGGAGCAAAGCGAGTACATCGCGCCATCGACCGAACTGGAAGCGAAGGTTGCCCAAATCTGGGCGGAAGTCCTGCATGTCGAGCAGGTCAGCGTCGTTGACAACTTCTTTGACCTCGGCGGGCACTCGCTGATGGTGACCCAAGTCGTCTCCCGTGTGAACAAAGAGTTTGCGATCAAGATCCCGCTGCGCACGCTGTTTGAAGCGCCGACCGTCGTCGATCTCGCGTTGCGCGTGGAAGCACAGATGCAAGAGACGCTCGCACCGACCGCGTCCGAAGCGCCGATCAAGCCGGTCGCTCGCGACACCAAACTGCCGCTCTCCTTCTCGCAGCAGCGCTTGTGGGTGTTGGAGCAGTTGATCCCAGGGCTTACAGCGTACAACATTCCGTACGCGGTGCGCTTGACGGGCGCGTTGCACAACGAGCACTTCGAACGGGCGCTCAACATGATGATCGAGCGGCACGAGTCGTTCCGCACAACCTTCTCCGATGCGTCCGGCGAGCCGGAACAGCTGATCCATGAAGCGGTGTGGACGCCACTGCAACTGGTCGATCTGCAACATTTGAGCGGCACGGAACAGGAGGCGGAAGTCGCCCGTCTGGTGCGGGCGGAGAACGATACGCCGTTCGATCTGCGCAAAGGTCCGTTGATCCGCAACCAACTGCTCAAGCTTGGCGAGCAGGAGCACGTCCTGTTGCTCACCTTGCACCACATCATCTCTGACGGCTGGTCGCGCGGCATTCTGACCAAAGAGCTGACTCACCTCTACGATGTGCTGGTCACAGGAAAGGAGTCGGCACTGTCACCGCTTCCGCTACAATATGCAGACTTTGCGGTATGGCAGCGTGAGTTCTTGGAGCAGGAACTCGGTTCGCAACTCAGCTATTGGAAAGAAAAGCTCGGTCAGGACCTGCCTGTCCTGCAACTGCCGACCGATCGTCCACGACCGCCGATGCAGACACACAATGGCGCACAGTTGACGTTCCGCCTGCCGCAGAAAGTCGGCGATCAATTGACAGCGCTCAGCCAGAAGCAAGGCGCGACGCTGTTCATGACCCTGCTCGCGGCGTTCCAAACGCTGATCTTGCACTACTCCGGTCAGGAGGACTTTGCGGTCGGGACACCGATCGCCAACCGCAATCGTCAGGATACGGAGTCGATCATCGGCTTCTTCGTCAACACGCTCGCTCTCCGCGCCGACCTGTCGGGCAACCCGACGTTCCTCGAACTGATCGGACGGGCGAAAGATGCGGCGCTCGGTGCGTATGCCAATCAGGACGTGCCGTTTGAAAAGATCGTCGAAGAGTTGGAAACGGATCGCGATTTGAGCCGCAGTCCGGTCTTCCAAGTGGTATTCGGTCTGCAAAACTTTGAGCAGAGCAAAATCGAGCTGGCGGGCCTGACCTTTGAACCGGTGGCGGACACTGGCACCACGTCCAAATTTGACCTGTCGCTTCTGATGTCTGAACACGAAGATCAAAGCATCGGCGGCACGTTCGAATACAACTCCGATCTGTTCGAGGCGAGCACGATCGAGCGGATGCTCCACCAGTTTGTGCAGTTGACCGCGGCACTTGTCGAGAACCCGGCTCAGCGCGTCGGCGAGCTGTCCTTGCTGACCACAGCAGAGCGAGAGCAGCTGGTGGTCGAATGGAACCGCACAGCGTCTGCATATCCGGGCGCATCGCTTCAGGAGCTGTTCGAGGCGCAGGCCGCGGCGATACCTGATGCGGTGGCCGTCGTATCTGGCAACGATTCCCTTACCTACCGCCAGTTGAACGAACGCGCCAACCAGATCGCTCACCATCTCAAAGCGCTTGGAGTCGGACCAGATGCGTTGGTCGGTCTCTGCATCGAACGCTCGCTGGAGATGGTGACCGCCCTGCTCGCCATCATCAAAGCGGGCGGTGGTTACGTGCCGATCGACTCGGACTACCCGCAGGAGCGGATCGCCTTCATGCTCGAAGACACCAACGTATCGGTGCTGGTCACCCAGTCGGCGCTGGCAGAAAAACTGCCTCTGCCAGACAGCCACGTGATCTGCCTCGACCGCGACATGCAGTTGTTTGCCGATCAAAGCACCGACAATCCGAACTGCGCGACGACGCAGGACAACCTCGCCTATGTGATCTACACATCCGGTTCTACCGGGCGTCCCAAAGGCGTCTTGGTTCCGCAGCGCGGTGTGGTGCGTCTCGTCAAAAACACCAACTACATGCAGATGACAGCCGATCAAGTCTTTTTGCAGACGGCATCGCTCTCCTTTGACGCGGCGACCTTTGAAATCTGGGGGCCACTGCTGAACGGAGCAAAACTGGCGCTGATGCCAGTTGGACAGTCCTCGCTGGAGGACTTGGGCCGTCTGGTCAAAACGTACGGTGTCACCGTGCTGTGGCTGTCAGCAGGTCTCTTCCATCAGATGGTCGAGTTCCGACTTGATGACCTGCAAGGCGTCAAATACTTGCTCTCCGGCGGCGATGTGCTGTCGGTGGCGCACGTGAAAAAGGCGCTGGACAACCTGTCCGGCTTGACGATCATCAACTGCTACGGTCCGACCGAAAATACGAGCTTTACGACCGTTCATGCGATGACCGATGTTGCGCAGGTCGGGAACACCGTCTCGATCGGCGGCCCGATCTCGAATACGACCGTCTATGTGCTCAACCAGCATCTACAGCCTGTACCAGTCGGGGTGCCGGGCGAACTGCTCACCGGAGGTGATGGGCTTGCGGTCGGCTATCTGAACCGACCCGATCTGACGCAGGAGAAATTTGTGGAGACTGCGTTCGGGCGTCTCTACAAAACGGGTGACCTTGTGCGTTGGCTGTCAGACGGCACGCTGGAATTCATGGGTCGAATCGACCAGCAGGTGAAAATTCGCGGCTTCCGCATCGAAATCGGCGAGATCGAAACGTTACTCAGCAACCTGCCGGGAGTGCGTGCGTGTACGGTTATCGCCCATGAGGCGGACGGTGATAAACGTCTGGTCGGATATGTGGTGCCAGAGCCGGGCGAGCAAGTGCAAGTCGAAGAGTTGCGCACGCTCTTGCGCAAGCAACTCCCGGACTACATGATGCCGTCCTTCCTGGTCCTGCTCGACGAATTGCCGCTCACATCAAACGGCAAAGTGGATCGTAAACGCCTCCCATCTCCGGAAGGGACGCTGAGCGACCGTGACGACTATGTGGCCCCGCGCACGGAAGAAGAGCAAAAAGTGGCGCAGATCTTTGCCAATGTTCTCCGCGTCGAAAAAGTGGGCATGCATGACAATTTCTTTGCCCTCGGCGGTCACTCGCTGTTGGCGACGCAAGTCGTTTCTCGCATCGCGGAGGAGTACGGAGTGGCTGTGCCGTTGCGTCTGCTGTTCCAATTCCCGACGGTCGCGGAGTTCACCGCCGAACTGCTCAGAGCGCGTGCGGAAGGCACTGTCCAAACGACGGGTGCCATGGAGATCCAAAGGGTCTCCCGCCGTTCGGAAGTGCCGGAGATCAGCGCCGTGCCGCGCCGTCGCGGCGGTTCACCACGCTCAGCAGATGCGCAGCGTGCGGAGGAGCCGAAGCATACAGGCGAACCGTATGTGCATCCACTGCGAGAAGCGGTGCGCCTCGACTTGATGGAGCGTGCCCAATACGAGCTGTTTGCCGCCCACGATGTGCTGCGCACCTTGCTTCACGGGACGGAAGACGAGTTGGTCAAACAGGTGAAAGACGCCAAATGGAGCCCGCTGCACGTCATCTATCTGCGCGATCTCGAGGAGCAGGCGCTGGAAGCGAAGCTTCAAGAACTGCTGCAAACGGAGCGTCAAAAACCGCTTGAGCCGCAGAGTGAAACGGTGCGCTTCTACCTGATCCAAAAGGGAGCATCCGATTTTGTCTTCGTGCTCAACCTCCATCCACTGCTGGCCAAAGAGGTATCGGCTGCCGAATTGGTCAAGGAGTTGCTCACCAAGTACCAATCGTATCTACAAGAGCTTGCCCAGTAA
- a CDS encoding MFS transporter, translated as MWAILQSNPKFVKFWLGLWCSELGDWIRKMALMYLVLDMSGGSAVAVSINLFCEFGPLVVLGLFVGVYADRWDHRKTMLGAIVLRVVLMALLILAVLIDSLMIVYAVSFFSAIGTVLFRAPSSAFTMRLVPKEQLKSAASLRQMATSSMFLIGPPAGTLLYFWLGTAGALAMAIAFLLLNYALFGAIKLAKLEKTGTALRGPSGVLSEMKDGLRQAWHNKMVRPLLYSNVLFGISSGLSNVLSIFILTEFLGQPKEAFSIFVAVQGGGMLLATFVVPKLKVSRQALLSGGMLVMGLGALGMVSYPHFLLPYSFVVLFAFGMVAFNISFATVLQTTVDISYQGRVSTTLMTVATGVMALTMPIAGWLHELFPVQPILLGAGCSILLGGLLLLVMYKRVPIDSQEKPLAL; from the coding sequence ATGTGGGCGATACTGCAAAGCAACCCGAAGTTCGTTAAATTTTGGCTCGGGTTGTGGTGTTCGGAGTTGGGTGACTGGATTCGGAAAATGGCGCTGATGTACCTTGTGCTCGACATGTCGGGCGGTTCGGCGGTCGCCGTATCGATCAATCTATTTTGCGAGTTTGGCCCGTTGGTCGTCCTCGGTCTGTTCGTCGGAGTGTATGCGGATCGCTGGGATCACCGCAAGACGATGCTCGGCGCGATCGTGTTGCGCGTCGTGCTGATGGCGTTATTGATTCTTGCCGTCCTGATCGATTCACTTATGATCGTCTATGCGGTCTCGTTCTTCTCCGCGATCGGCACGGTGCTGTTCCGAGCGCCAAGCTCAGCGTTTACGATGCGCCTCGTGCCGAAGGAACAGTTAAAATCGGCAGCCAGCCTGCGTCAGATGGCAACCAGCTCGATGTTCTTGATCGGTCCGCCCGCCGGAACGCTGCTTTATTTCTGGTTGGGCACGGCGGGGGCGCTCGCGATGGCCATCGCCTTCCTGCTGTTGAACTATGCGTTATTTGGTGCGATCAAATTGGCGAAGCTGGAGAAGACTGGCACCGCATTGCGTGGGCCAAGCGGCGTGCTGTCTGAGATGAAGGACGGTCTTCGTCAGGCTTGGCACAACAAGATGGTGCGTCCGCTCTTGTATAGCAACGTGCTGTTCGGGATCAGTTCGGGGCTGTCCAACGTGCTGAGCATCTTTATTCTCACAGAGTTTCTCGGGCAACCTAAAGAGGCCTTTTCGATCTTCGTCGCCGTACAGGGCGGAGGCATGTTGCTCGCCACCTTCGTGGTGCCGAAATTGAAAGTGTCGCGGCAGGCGCTGTTGTCGGGCGGGATGCTGGTGATGGGATTGGGAGCGCTCGGCATGGTCTCCTATCCGCATTTCTTGCTGCCCTACTCGTTTGTCGTGCTGTTTGCCTTCGGGATGGTCGCCTTTAATATCTCGTTTGCCACAGTGTTGCAGACGACGGTTGACATCAGCTATCAAGGGCGGGTCTCGACGACGCTGATGACCGTTGCCACCGGGGTGATGGCGCTGACGATGCCGATCGCCGGGTGGTTGCATGAACTGTTCCCAGTGCAGCCGATTCTGCTTGGAGCAGGCTGCTCGATCCTACTAGGTGGGCTGTTGTTGCTGGTGATGTACAAGCGTGTGCCGATCGATTCACAAGAAAAACCGCTGGCTCTTTAA
- a CDS encoding aminotransferase-like domain-containing protein has protein sequence MTTIPTDKKLRLASWAEQTAPSPMQDMLALTARPGLISFGLGLPNQELFPRVAFAHASMQVLHNKPHTLQYGPAGVAHNLKASIVQLMKQRGVTTSEEQIFLTTGAQQAINMLARLLLEPGGLVLAEEVIYTGFLQVLEPFGAKLLTVPTCPKTGMDVDAVEAILQAGQRPSFIYAITDGHNPLGSSMSQAKREKLARLAREYGVPVIEDDPYGFLAYEELTIPPVKALENEWVFYVGSFSKILAPGVRIGWVIVPEALTNKLSIVKESYDINTANWSQHAVAAYLETGELADHLDLLRREYRSRRDTMLRAIQSHFPSETRAEQPSNGMFIWVQLPDFVDVPTLLRDAVEQKGVAFFPGQAFETAGSVAGKHSMRLNFSNATHEQIEQGIQAIGELIEAQRTK, from the coding sequence ATGACGACGATCCCGACCGATAAAAAGCTCCGCCTGGCCAGTTGGGCCGAACAAACAGCTCCTTCGCCGATGCAGGACATGCTGGCCCTGACTGCGCGTCCAGGTTTGATCTCATTTGGTTTGGGACTGCCGAACCAAGAGCTGTTCCCACGTGTTGCGTTCGCTCATGCCTCGATGCAAGTTTTGCACAACAAACCGCACACCTTGCAATACGGTCCGGCTGGGGTCGCGCACAACCTGAAGGCGTCGATCGTTCAGTTGATGAAACAGCGTGGGGTGACGACCAGCGAGGAGCAGATCTTCCTGACCACAGGCGCGCAGCAAGCGATCAACATGCTGGCCCGCCTGCTCTTGGAGCCAGGTGGTCTAGTGCTGGCCGAAGAAGTGATCTACACCGGCTTCTTGCAGGTGCTGGAGCCGTTCGGTGCAAAACTGCTCACCGTGCCGACCTGCCCCAAGACGGGCATGGATGTCGATGCGGTTGAAGCGATTCTGCAGGCTGGACAGCGGCCATCGTTCATCTATGCGATCACCGATGGTCACAATCCGCTCGGCTCTTCGATGAGCCAAGCGAAGCGTGAAAAATTGGCCCGTCTCGCCCGCGAGTACGGCGTGCCGGTGATCGAAGACGACCCTTATGGGTTCCTCGCCTATGAGGAGCTGACGATTCCTCCCGTAAAAGCGCTGGAAAACGAGTGGGTGTTCTACGTCGGTTCCTTCTCGAAAATCCTCGCTCCCGGCGTGCGCATCGGCTGGGTGATCGTCCCAGAAGCGTTGACCAATAAGCTGTCGATCGTCAAGGAATCGTATGACATCAACACGGCCAATTGGAGTCAGCATGCGGTGGCCGCTTACTTGGAGACGGGCGAGCTGGCCGACCACCTCGACCTGTTGCGCCGCGAATACAGATCCCGCCGTGACACGATGCTCCGGGCGATCCAGTCGCACTTCCCGTCTGAGACGCGCGCCGAACAGCCGTCCAACGGCATGTTCATCTGGGTCCAACTGCCCGACTTCGTCGATGTTCCGACCCTGCTTCGCGACGCGGTTGAGCAAAAGGGCGTCGCCTTCTTCCCCGGTCAGGCGTTTGAGACGGCGGGCAGTGTGGCCGGCAAGCACTCGATGCGCCTCAACTTCTCCAACGCCACTCATGAGCAGATCGAACAAGGCATCCAAGCGATCGGTGAGCTGATCGAAGCGCAACGCACCAAGTAG
- the hppD gene encoding 4-hydroxyphenylpyruvate dioxygenase, whose protein sequence is MVIQQEQSLDLMRDVLPIEDIDYVEIYSGNAKQAVFYYCKLFGMKVVAYKGLETGCRDHVSYVLEKGDIRLVITGAFEPDHEIAEFVKKHGDAVKDIALRVHDLEQTYQQAIERGGVAICEPFVEVDELGTVKKAVIGTFGDTVHTLIERSGYTGSFVPGYDSVDEEEPEIDTAIARFDHLAINVEQMDEWVEYYEKVFGFTMIKEFRKEEVSSDSSSLMTKALSNGNHRIKMPIVEPAPGKKKSQVQEFIDYNFGAGVQHVALETDDILKAVENLQKNGIRFLHTPDSYYELLPSRVGEIDESLDELNRLNILVDRDEEGYLLQIFSQPMQDRPTMFFEIIQRKGSNGFGNGNIRALFEAVEREQEKRGNL, encoded by the coding sequence ATGGTCATCCAACAGGAGCAGAGCCTAGATTTGATGCGTGACGTATTGCCGATCGAGGATATCGATTATGTAGAAATCTATTCTGGCAACGCCAAGCAAGCTGTCTTTTACTATTGCAAGCTGTTCGGGATGAAGGTAGTTGCTTATAAGGGCCTAGAGACGGGTTGCCGCGATCACGTTTCCTATGTGTTGGAAAAAGGCGACATCCGCTTGGTGATAACCGGAGCGTTTGAACCTGACCATGAGATCGCCGAATTTGTTAAAAAGCATGGCGATGCGGTCAAAGACATCGCACTGCGCGTCCATGATTTGGAACAGACCTACCAGCAAGCGATCGAGCGGGGTGGGGTCGCGATCTGTGAGCCATTCGTGGAGGTAGATGAGCTTGGCACGGTGAAAAAAGCGGTGATCGGCACGTTTGGCGACACGGTGCACACCTTGATCGAGCGCAGCGGCTACACTGGCAGCTTCGTACCCGGCTATGATTCGGTCGATGAGGAAGAACCGGAAATCGACACGGCGATCGCCCGTTTCGACCATCTCGCCATCAACGTGGAACAGATGGACGAATGGGTCGAATACTACGAAAAGGTGTTTGGGTTCACGATGATTAAGGAGTTCCGCAAAGAAGAGGTTTCCTCCGACTCCTCCTCCTTGATGACCAAAGCGTTGAGCAATGGCAACCACCGCATCAAGATGCCGATTGTCGAGCCAGCGCCGGGCAAGAAAAAGTCGCAAGTTCAAGAGTTTATCGATTACAACTTTGGCGCAGGCGTGCAACATGTCGCACTTGAGACGGACGATATTTTGAAAGCGGTCGAAAACTTGCAGAAAAACGGCATCCGTTTTCTGCACACGCCCGATTCCTACTATGAATTGCTGCCGTCGCGGGTCGGTGAGATCGACGAGTCGCTCGACGAGCTGAATCGCCTGAACATTCTCGTCGATCGCGATGAGGAGGGCTATCTGCTGCAAATCTTCTCGCAACCGATGCAAGACCGCCCGACGATGTTCTTTGAGATCATCCAGCGCAAAGGTTCGAACGGATTTGGCAACGGCAACATCCGCGCACTTTTTGAAGCGGTTGAGCGTGAACAGGAGAAGCGCGGCAACCTGTAG